From a single Actinomyces viscosus genomic region:
- a CDS encoding polyphosphate polymerase domain-containing protein: protein MTTTTPTMTSTATPGARAAAPRTHRTARTAPAALSTEHLATTTLTELNSAAGLLTRVDRKYLVPLACAQDLVDGLAPHAQVLSIDERRRFSYASTYFDTPELEAFMLTARKRRRRFKVRTRTYLDSGLCFLEVKTRGARGTTVKRRMGYQADDASRLTGPGRAFVAACLASTGVTGSAAAHEVAAALRPVMATTYQRTTLHLPRAEARATIDTALTWRRLGPVSTGTAAVDNGEPVAVADIAVVETKNPATPSPADRALWDAGYRPTRISKYATGMALLHPELPANRWYRTLTHELADLFGTDRSSLESITGSRPRGRCLAATASSAA, encoded by the coding sequence ATGACCACCACGACCCCCACGATGACTTCCACCGCGACCCCGGGTGCCAGGGCGGCAGCGCCTCGAACGCACCGGACGGCCCGGACGGCCCCGGCCGCCCTGAGCACGGAGCACCTGGCCACGACCACCCTCACCGAGCTCAACAGCGCCGCCGGTCTGCTCACCCGCGTGGACCGCAAGTACCTGGTGCCCCTGGCCTGCGCCCAGGATCTCGTGGACGGGCTCGCGCCTCACGCCCAGGTCCTGTCCATCGATGAGCGGCGCCGCTTCTCCTACGCGTCGACCTACTTCGACACCCCGGAGCTGGAGGCCTTCATGCTCACGGCCCGCAAGCGGCGTCGGCGGTTCAAGGTCCGCACCCGCACCTACCTGGACTCCGGCCTGTGCTTCCTGGAGGTCAAGACCCGCGGCGCCCGCGGCACCACCGTCAAGCGGCGCATGGGCTACCAGGCCGACGACGCCTCCCGCCTCACCGGCCCCGGCCGCGCCTTCGTGGCGGCGTGCCTGGCGAGCACGGGGGTCACCGGCTCGGCCGCCGCCCACGAGGTCGCCGCCGCGCTGAGACCGGTGATGGCCACCACCTACCAGCGCACCACCCTGCACCTGCCGCGCGCCGAGGCCCGAGCCACCATCGACACGGCCCTGACCTGGCGGCGCCTGGGGCCGGTATCGACCGGGACCGCGGCCGTCGACAACGGCGAGCCGGTGGCGGTGGCGGATATCGCCGTCGTCGAGACGAAGAACCCGGCCACGCCGTCACCGGCGGACCGCGCCCTGTGGGACGCCGGGTACCGGCCCACCCGCATCTCGAAGTACGCCACCGGAATGGCACTGCTCCACCCCGAGCTGCCCGCCAACAGGTGGTACCGAACCCTGACCCACGAGCTCGCCGACCTGTTCGGCACCGACCGCTCCAGCCTGGAGAGCATCACCGGCAGCCGCCCCCGCGGACGCTGCCTCGCCGCGACGGCCAGCAGCGCCGCCTGA
- a CDS encoding polyphosphate polymerase domain-containing protein yields the protein MLNTEGIDTITLAELNSEASLLTRMDRKYLVPPGTTQDVIDYLAPRAQVLQIDDLRHFRYASTYFDTPGLDAYFLAARKRRRRYKIRTRTYLDSGLCFLEVKTNGSRESTVKDRFKYDPDDADRITPDGRLFVIERLVESSTCSPDEASAIAEALVPVMDSTYSRTTLHLPHDEARATFDTKLTWDLFDPDGRRLEQGVSVGHLNVVETKNPSTASPTDRLLWNRGHRPARISKYATGMALLYANLPTNRWHRTIHRDLGRYKRQAPLRQAAA from the coding sequence GTGCTGAACACCGAAGGCATCGACACGATCACCCTCGCCGAGCTCAACTCAGAGGCAAGCCTCCTGACCCGTATGGACCGCAAGTACCTGGTGCCTCCCGGCACTACCCAGGACGTCATCGACTACCTGGCCCCGCGAGCGCAGGTCCTACAGATCGACGACCTGCGCCACTTCCGCTACGCCTCGACCTACTTCGACACCCCCGGCCTGGACGCCTACTTCCTGGCCGCCCGCAAGCGCCGTCGGCGCTACAAGATCCGCACCCGCACCTACCTGGACTCCGGCCTGTGCTTCCTGGAGGTCAAGACCAACGGCTCACGCGAGTCCACCGTCAAGGACCGCTTCAAGTACGACCCCGACGACGCCGACCGCATCACGCCCGACGGACGCCTGTTCGTCATCGAGCGCCTGGTCGAGTCCTCCACCTGCTCCCCGGACGAGGCGAGCGCCATCGCCGAGGCCCTCGTCCCGGTCATGGACTCCACCTACAGCCGCACCACCCTGCACCTGCCCCACGACGAGGCCCGCGCCACCTTCGACACCAAACTAACCTGGGACCTGTTCGACCCCGACGGACGCCGCCTGGAGCAAGGCGTCTCGGTGGGCCACCTCAACGTCGTCGAGACGAAGAACCCGTCCACGGCCTCCCCCACGGACCGGCTCCTGTGGAACCGGGGTCACCGCCCGGCCCGCATCTCCAAGTACGCCACCGGGATGGCACTGCTGTACGCGAACCTGCCCACCAACCGGTGGCACCGCACCATCCATCGGGACCTGGGCCGCTACAAGCGCCAGGCCCCACTGCGCCAGGCAGCGGCCTGA
- a CDS encoding DUF4956 domain-containing protein: protein MSLTTLTYIAADLIALAVLVGALYAPRHARKDLMAAYIGVNVGVLAVTLLLSTASVAAGLGLGLFGVLSIIRLRSTELAQHEVAYFFAALALGLLGGIQTAPIGMVAALMGTVVAALWIGDHPALMRRNRHQVIVLDHAITNETALIAHLEHTLGGQVRSVEVQRLDLVNDTTIVDVRFRVPRQTPAELEPELPTVSDDVAPALEPAGAPAQSWAGARLSTVQAGARTAHTATQPVTIRPAAQYVTRSAAQPTAASAAPSADQPATQAVMAAR from the coding sequence ATGAGCCTGACCACCCTGACCTACATCGCCGCCGACCTGATCGCCCTCGCCGTCCTGGTCGGGGCCCTCTACGCCCCACGCCACGCCCGCAAGGACCTCATGGCCGCCTACATCGGCGTCAACGTGGGCGTCCTGGCCGTCACCCTGCTGCTGTCGACCGCGAGCGTCGCGGCCGGCCTGGGCCTGGGGCTCTTCGGTGTCCTGTCCATCATCCGCCTGCGCTCGACCGAGCTGGCGCAGCACGAGGTGGCCTACTTCTTCGCGGCCCTGGCCCTGGGCCTGCTCGGCGGGATCCAGACCGCGCCGATCGGGATGGTGGCCGCCCTCATGGGCACCGTCGTCGCGGCCCTGTGGATCGGCGACCACCCCGCGCTCATGCGCCGCAACCGCCACCAGGTGATCGTGCTCGACCACGCCATCACCAACGAGACCGCCCTCATCGCCCACCTGGAGCACACCCTGGGCGGGCAGGTCCGCTCGGTGGAGGTCCAGCGCCTCGACCTGGTCAACGACACCACCATCGTCGACGTCCGCTTCCGGGTGCCTCGCCAGACCCCCGCCGAGCTGGAGCCCGAGCTCCCCACGGTGTCCGACGACGTCGCCCCCGCCCTGGAGCCGGCCGGCGCACCCGCGCAGTCCTGGGCCGGTGCCCGCCTGAGCACCGTGCAGGCCGGAGCCCGCACGGCTCACACCGCCACCCAGCCCGTCACCATCAGGCCGGCCGCCCAGTACGTCACCCGCTCCGCGGCGCAGCCCACCGCGGCATCCGCAGCGCCGTCCGCCGATCAGCCGGCCACCCAGGCTGTCATGGCCGCGCGCTGA
- the nrdH gene encoding glutaredoxin-like protein NrdH, whose amino-acid sequence MAITIYSKPNCVQCTATYRAMDKAGLSYETVDISLDAQALEQVKSLGYAQAPVVVAGEDHWSGFRPDKIKTLALAVESVAV is encoded by the coding sequence ATGGCGATCACCATCTACAGCAAGCCCAACTGCGTCCAGTGCACGGCCACCTACCGCGCCATGGACAAGGCCGGTCTGTCCTACGAGACGGTGGACATTTCCCTGGACGCTCAGGCTCTTGAGCAGGTCAAGTCGCTGGGCTACGCCCAGGCTCCCGTCGTCGTCGCCGGAGAGGACCACTGGTCCGGCTTCCGTCCAGACAAGATCAAGACCCTCGCCCTGGCCGTCGAGTCCGTCGCGGTCTGA
- the nrdI gene encoding class Ib ribonucleoside-diphosphate reductase assembly flavoprotein NrdI: MSSRPLLVYFSSTSENTHRFVGKLGFPTARIPLRRTDPPLTVDEEYVLVVPTYGGGSVKGAVPKQVIAFLNNPDNRALCRGVIASGNTNFGQAYCLAGDIISSKLGVPFLYRYELLGTPTDVARVKEGLEDFWQTR, translated from the coding sequence GTGAGCAGCAGGCCCCTGCTGGTCTACTTCTCCTCCACCTCGGAGAACACGCACCGGTTCGTGGGCAAGCTCGGCTTCCCGACGGCGCGCATCCCCCTGCGGCGCACGGACCCGCCGCTGACCGTGGACGAGGAATACGTCCTGGTCGTGCCCACCTACGGCGGTGGGTCCGTCAAGGGGGCGGTGCCCAAGCAGGTCATCGCTTTCCTCAACAACCCGGACAACCGGGCCCTGTGCCGGGGCGTCATCGCCTCGGGCAACACCAACTTCGGCCAGGCCTACTGCCTGGCGGGTGACATCATCTCCAGCAAGCTGGGGGTGCCGTTCCTCTACCGCTACGAGCTGCTCGGCACCCCCACGGACGTCGCACGCGTCAAAGAAGGATTGGAAGACTTTTGGCAGACACGCTGA
- the nrdE gene encoding class 1b ribonucleoside-diphosphate reductase subunit alpha: protein MADTLTDIGSETVSSPDLDYHALNAKLNLYDANGKIQFDADHEAARQYFLQHVNQNTVFFHDLEEKLEYLVEEGYYEGHILDKYSPEFVKDAFKAAYAHKFRFETFLGAFKYYTSYTLKTFDGKRYLERFEDRVTMVALTLADGDEQLALDLIDEMMSGRFQPATPTFLNEGKAQRGEPVSCFLVRIEDNMESIARGINSALQLSKRGGGVALLLSNLREMGAPIKRIENQSSGVIPVMKLLEDSFSYANQLGARQGAGAVYLHAHHPDIMRFLDTKRENADEKIRIKTLSLGVVIPDITFELARNNEDMYLFSPYDVERVYGLPFADVNVTEKYREMVDDGRIKKKKINARTFFQTLAEIQFESGYPYVMFEDTVNRANPIKGKVVMSNLCSEILQVSEPSELNEDLTFAHVGKDISCNLGSLNIAKTMDSPDFARTIRTAVRGLTAVSDQTHLPSVPSIDRGNHESHAIGLGQMNLHGFLARERIHYGSEEGLDFTNVYFASVLFAALTASNEMAVERGESFVGFEDSTYASGEFFEKYVTQDFVPVTERVKEIFAASSVHVPTREDWAALAAKVKEGGLYNRNLQAVPPTGSISYINNSTSSIHPIVAKVEIRKEGKIGRVYYPAPFMTNDNLEYYQDAYEIGPEKIIDTYAAATQHVDQGLSLTLFFPDTATTRDVNRAQIYAWRKGIKTLYYIRLRQAALTGTEVEGCVSCML, encoded by the coding sequence TTGGCAGACACGCTGACGGACATCGGCTCAGAGACCGTGTCCTCCCCGGATCTGGACTACCACGCGCTCAACGCGAAGCTGAATCTCTACGACGCGAACGGCAAGATCCAGTTCGACGCCGACCATGAGGCGGCCCGGCAGTACTTCCTGCAGCACGTCAACCAGAACACCGTCTTCTTCCACGACCTGGAGGAGAAGCTCGAGTACCTGGTCGAGGAGGGCTACTACGAGGGCCACATCCTGGACAAGTACTCCCCGGAGTTCGTCAAGGACGCCTTCAAGGCCGCCTACGCCCACAAGTTCCGCTTTGAGACCTTCCTGGGCGCCTTCAAGTACTACACGTCCTACACGCTCAAGACCTTCGACGGGAAGCGCTACCTGGAGCGCTTCGAGGACCGCGTCACCATGGTGGCCCTCACCCTGGCCGACGGCGATGAGCAGCTGGCCCTTGACCTCATCGACGAGATGATGTCCGGCCGCTTCCAGCCGGCCACCCCCACCTTCCTCAACGAGGGCAAGGCCCAGCGCGGCGAGCCCGTCTCCTGCTTCCTGGTGCGCATCGAGGACAACATGGAGTCGATCGCCCGCGGCATCAACTCCGCCCTCCAGCTGTCCAAGCGTGGCGGGGGAGTGGCCCTGCTGCTGAGCAACCTGCGTGAGATGGGCGCTCCCATCAAGCGCATCGAGAACCAGTCCAGCGGCGTCATCCCCGTCATGAAGCTGTTGGAGGACTCCTTCTCCTACGCCAACCAGCTGGGGGCCCGTCAGGGCGCGGGGGCCGTGTACCTGCACGCCCACCACCCCGACATCATGCGGTTCTTGGACACCAAGCGCGAGAACGCCGATGAGAAGATCCGCATCAAGACCCTCTCACTGGGTGTCGTCATCCCGGACATCACCTTCGAGCTGGCCCGCAACAACGAGGACATGTACCTCTTCAGCCCCTATGACGTCGAGCGCGTCTACGGCCTGCCGTTCGCGGATGTCAACGTCACCGAGAAGTACCGCGAGATGGTGGACGACGGGCGCATCAAGAAGAAGAAGATCAACGCCCGCACCTTCTTCCAAACCCTGGCCGAGATCCAGTTCGAGTCCGGCTACCCGTACGTCATGTTCGAGGACACGGTCAACAGGGCCAACCCCATTAAGGGCAAGGTCGTCATGTCCAACCTGTGCTCCGAGATCCTCCAGGTCTCCGAGCCCAGCGAGCTCAACGAGGACCTCACCTTCGCCCACGTGGGCAAGGACATCTCCTGCAACCTGGGCAGCCTCAACATCGCCAAGACGATGGACTCCCCGGACTTCGCTCGCACGATCCGCACCGCTGTGCGCGGTCTGACCGCCGTCAGCGACCAGACCCACCTGCCCAGTGTGCCCTCCATCGACCGGGGCAACCACGAGTCGCACGCCATCGGCCTGGGGCAGATGAACCTCCACGGCTTCCTGGCGCGCGAGCGCATCCACTACGGCTCCGAGGAGGGCCTGGACTTCACCAACGTCTACTTCGCCAGCGTCCTGTTCGCCGCCCTGACGGCGTCGAACGAGATGGCCGTGGAGCGCGGGGAGAGCTTCGTGGGCTTCGAGGACTCGACCTACGCCAGCGGCGAGTTCTTCGAGAAGTACGTGACCCAGGACTTCGTGCCGGTCACCGAGCGCGTCAAGGAGATCTTCGCCGCCTCCAGCGTGCACGTGCCCACGCGTGAGGACTGGGCTGCTCTGGCCGCCAAGGTCAAGGAGGGGGGCCTGTACAACCGCAACCTGCAGGCCGTGCCGCCCACCGGCTCGATCTCCTACATCAACAACTCCACCTCCTCGATCCACCCGATCGTGGCCAAGGTGGAGATCCGCAAGGAGGGCAAGATCGGCCGCGTCTACTACCCGGCGCCCTTCATGACGAACGACAACCTCGAGTACTACCAGGACGCCTACGAGATCGGCCCTGAGAAGATCATCGACACCTATGCCGCGGCCACCCAGCACGTGGACCAGGGCCTGAGCCTCACGCTGTTCTTCCCGGACACGGCCACCACCCGCGACGTCAACCGCGCCCAGATCTACGCCTGGCGCAAGGGCATCAAGACCCTCTACTACATCCGCCTGCGTCAGGCCGCCCTGACCGGCACCGAGGTCGAGGGCTGCGTCTCCTGCATGCTGTGA
- a CDS encoding carbohydrate-binding domain-containing protein gives MKTTKTMTTKPLNRLRRRATGAVAVLAALALAAGCSTSSASGNASASSSSESETTWTTISSSVATASTGASVSDILGANASVEDASSSEDDAGTTDTSSATTITLSGSSASVGGSSSSNVKVDGGTVTINSGGTYVISGELTDGRIVVNAPDADVRLVLNGASITSSDGPAIDIQDAGNAIVVLAKDSKNTLTDGATYASGQEATAALFSSDTLTVTGAGSLDVTGSYKDGISSKNGLIIAGSTTINVKAADDGLRGKDYLVVESGTLTVEAGGDGLKSSEGNDETKGFVSLGKASITLTSSDDAISAITDVTVKDTTLTITAGGGQANATIEEEAPPGQESTADSTTPSPKGINAGVSYTQDSGTVTINAADEGLQAPFINVGGGELSIAAGDDGINASNGDHVIEGHENADTESDDGSVLTISGGEVEVSYASSDGIDSNGSAYVKGGIVVVSGEAGNMDGSVDANGETQLVGLTGSPSVTAGDTLTVTDSSGSQVASVKVDFTAAAITVLGLTEGQEYTVATSSGGSATGTASALSAGMGGPMGGGGQGGQPPSGGQGGQPGGGQPGDGQQSGNQSNQNSQSSSQSSTAQSS, from the coding sequence ATGAAGACCACCAAGACGATGACGACCAAGCCCCTCAACCGACTTCGCCGCCGCGCGACCGGAGCCGTCGCAGTCCTGGCCGCGCTCGCCCTGGCGGCCGGCTGCTCCACCTCCTCGGCCTCCGGCAACGCGAGCGCCTCCAGCTCGAGCGAGTCGGAGACCACCTGGACGACGATCTCCTCGTCCGTGGCCACGGCGTCGACGGGTGCGAGCGTCTCCGACATCCTGGGTGCCAACGCCTCGGTGGAGGACGCCTCCAGCTCCGAGGACGACGCCGGGACCACCGACACGTCGTCGGCCACCACGATCACCCTGTCGGGGTCGTCGGCCTCGGTCGGCGGGTCGTCGTCGAGCAACGTGAAGGTCGACGGGGGCACCGTGACCATCAACAGCGGCGGCACCTACGTCATCAGCGGCGAGCTCACCGACGGGCGGATCGTCGTCAACGCCCCCGACGCCGACGTGCGCCTGGTCCTCAACGGCGCGAGCATCACGAGCTCGGACGGCCCCGCCATCGACATCCAGGACGCCGGCAACGCAATCGTGGTCCTGGCCAAGGACTCCAAGAACACGCTGACCGACGGCGCCACCTACGCCTCGGGCCAGGAGGCGACCGCGGCCCTGTTCTCCTCCGACACGCTCACCGTCACCGGGGCCGGCTCGCTGGACGTGACCGGCTCCTACAAGGACGGCATCTCCTCCAAGAACGGCCTCATCATCGCCGGGAGCACCACGATCAACGTCAAGGCCGCCGACGACGGCCTGCGCGGCAAGGACTACCTGGTGGTCGAGTCCGGGACGCTGACGGTCGAGGCCGGCGGCGACGGCCTGAAGTCCAGTGAGGGCAACGACGAGACGAAGGGCTTCGTGTCCCTGGGCAAGGCGAGCATCACGCTGACCTCCTCCGACGACGCGATCTCCGCGATCACCGACGTCACCGTCAAGGACACCACGCTGACGATCACCGCCGGGGGCGGTCAGGCCAACGCCACCATTGAGGAGGAGGCGCCTCCCGGGCAGGAGTCGACCGCTGACTCCACCACGCCCTCACCCAAGGGCATCAACGCCGGGGTGAGCTACACGCAGGACTCCGGGACCGTCACCATCAACGCGGCCGACGAGGGGCTTCAGGCGCCGTTCATCAACGTGGGCGGCGGCGAGCTGTCCATCGCGGCGGGCGACGACGGCATCAACGCCTCCAACGGCGACCACGTCATCGAGGGCCACGAGAACGCGGACACCGAGTCCGACGACGGCTCGGTGCTCACGATCAGCGGCGGCGAGGTGGAGGTCTCCTACGCCTCCTCCGACGGCATCGACTCCAACGGCTCGGCCTACGTCAAGGGCGGGATCGTGGTGGTCTCCGGCGAGGCCGGCAACATGGACGGATCGGTGGACGCCAACGGGGAGACCCAGCTCGTGGGGCTGACGGGCTCGCCGTCGGTGACCGCGGGTGACACGCTCACCGTCACCGACTCCTCCGGGTCTCAGGTGGCCTCCGTCAAGGTCGACTTCACGGCTGCGGCGATCACCGTGCTGGGGCTGACCGAGGGCCAGGAGTACACGGTGGCGACGTCGTCGGGCGGTTCGGCCACGGGAACGGCCTCGGCGCTGTCGGCCGGCATGGGCGGCCCCATGGGCGGTGGCGGCCAGGGCGGTCAGCCTCCCAGCGGTGGCCAGGGTGGCCAGCCCGGTGGCGGCCAGCCCGGTGACGGCCAGCAGTCCGGCAACCAGAGCAACCAGAACAGTCAGTCCAGCAGCCAGTCCAGCACCGCCCAGAGCAGCTGA
- a CDS encoding IS630 family transposase, translating to MRLKSEAVVLLSKGVDTAVVAQVVERTPETVRSWAREWNRYRLASIHTGHAGNLNASRLTATQRQEVAGVLSRPPSEQGLPIGFWDVPHLAAWVYDHFEVEYASAASYRFLLHMAGLSFHRPQTVDQRRPPQADVDQRMSQIRSEIVRKWSDPEVMVVCADEVRIEHEAIVRRAWIRRGDAARLEVDRRRQAQSYIGFLHETDGTVDLMTLDWQDTGTITQALIDLTVKHPDKKKIVIVWDNASWHRSAKLTNSLKTIKNLERIHLINLPAYSPDENPIEHVWKEAKDSISNHQRATFPQTRQAFETFIQANKFPYRLTK from the coding sequence ATGCGTTTGAAGTCCGAGGCGGTCGTGCTGCTGTCCAAGGGTGTGGATACCGCGGTCGTGGCCCAGGTCGTCGAGCGCACGCCCGAGACGGTGCGCAGCTGGGCTCGGGAGTGGAACCGGTACCGCCTGGCCTCAATCCACACCGGTCACGCCGGCAACCTCAACGCCTCCAGGCTCACCGCCACCCAGCGCCAGGAGGTGGCCGGGGTACTGTCCCGGCCCCCGTCGGAGCAGGGCCTGCCCATCGGGTTCTGGGACGTGCCCCATCTGGCGGCCTGGGTCTACGACCACTTCGAGGTGGAGTACGCCTCTGCCGCCTCCTACCGGTTCCTGCTGCACATGGCGGGCCTGTCCTTCCACCGCCCCCAGACCGTTGACCAGCGCCGCCCGCCCCAGGCGGACGTTGACCAGCGCATGAGCCAGATCCGTTCCGAGATCGTCCGCAAGTGGTCCGATCCCGAGGTGATGGTGGTGTGCGCCGACGAGGTGCGTATCGAGCACGAGGCGATCGTGCGCAGGGCGTGGATCCGCCGGGGGGACGCCGCCCGCCTGGAGGTCGACCGCCGCCGCCAGGCCCAGTCCTACATCGGCTTCCTGCACGAGACCGACGGCACCGTCGACTTGATGACCCTCGACTGGCAGGACACCGGCACCATCACCCAGGCCCTGATCGACCTGACCGTGAAGCACCCCGACAAGAAGAAGATCGTCATCGTGTGGGACAACGCCTCCTGGCACCGTTCAGCAAAGCTCACAAACAGCCTCAAGACCATCAAGAACCTCGAGAGGATCCACCTGATCAACCTACCCGCCTACAGCCCCGACGAGAACCCCATCGAGCACGTCTGGAAAGAAGCAAAGGACAGTATCAGCAACCACCAAAGAGCCACATTCCCCCAAACCCGACAAGCATTCGAGACCTTCATCCAGGCAAACAAGTTCCCCTACCGACTCACAAAATAA
- a CDS encoding DUF4956 domain-containing protein, translating to MQQLMQELPLTLAYIGADLVAISLLVGALYIPRHGRRDLVAAYIGVNVGVLAVTLLLSTSNNVGAGLGLGLFGVLSIIRLRSSSLAQGEVAYFFAALALGLLGGIKSHLIIVAILMVLILGSLWVGDHPGLMRYNRNQTVTLDRAISDENELILELEDLLGAQVRSVDLKNLDLVNDTTIVEVHYRLHRRPRTAQPAAQPDAVGATPAPQPYQEGVPQGPHLVQEVPPQTPAPVQPAGQQAWPTAPSHDSAASAATAPPRYDWITGNRQQQVSQQAAQQHTQSTAPPPPVVHPRYN from the coding sequence ATGCAGCAGCTGATGCAAGAACTTCCCCTGACGCTGGCCTATATCGGCGCCGACCTGGTGGCCATCAGCCTCCTGGTCGGGGCGCTCTACATCCCGCGCCACGGGCGTCGCGACCTCGTGGCCGCCTACATCGGCGTCAACGTGGGCGTCCTGGCCGTCACTCTGCTGCTGTCAACGAGCAACAACGTCGGCGCCGGCCTGGGACTGGGGCTCTTCGGCGTCCTGTCCATCATCCGCCTGCGCTCCTCCTCCCTGGCCCAGGGCGAGGTGGCCTACTTCTTCGCGGCCCTGGCCCTCGGCCTGCTCGGCGGCATCAAGAGCCACCTCATCATCGTCGCCATCCTCATGGTTCTCATCCTCGGCTCCCTGTGGGTCGGTGACCACCCCGGCCTCATGCGCTACAACCGCAACCAGACCGTCACCCTCGACCGGGCCATCAGCGACGAGAACGAGCTCATCCTCGAGCTCGAGGACCTGCTCGGAGCCCAGGTGCGCAGCGTCGACCTCAAGAACCTGGACCTGGTCAACGACACCACCATCGTCGAGGTGCACTACAGGCTGCATCGTCGGCCCCGCACAGCGCAGCCGGCCGCCCAGCCGGACGCCGTCGGAGCGACACCGGCCCCGCAGCCTTATCAGGAGGGCGTGCCGCAGGGTCCCCACCTGGTCCAGGAGGTTCCGCCTCAGACGCCCGCCCCGGTCCAGCCCGCCGGGCAGCAGGCCTGGCCCACGGCCCCCTCGCACGACAGCGCCGCCTCGGCGGCCACCGCCCCACCCCGGTACGACTGGATCACCGGCAACCGCCAGCAGCAGGTCTCTCAACAAGCAGCCCAGCAGCACACCCAGTCGACCGCCCCGCCACCGCCCGTGGTGCACCCCCGCTACAACTGA